The following is a genomic window from Deinococcus aerolatus.
CCAGCCGCCGATCCGTAATCATCTTCGTATGGCTTGGCTCCAATTCGCCTGAATCCCTCCATCAATCCCTACCATAAAAATACGAATCGTGAGCATCTGCGGCGTCACGTCCAGCCACAAAAAGCCCGGCTGCCCATAAACCTCAGTGGCAGCAGCACGGCCCCCCACCTTCCCCCCCTCAACTTTCCCCGCCGCGCCAGAAATGGCGGTCCAAGTGCCAGGGCATTCAGATTGGGGGGCAAATACTTGCAAGGCGTGATCGTGGCCACTCAATATCAAATCCGCCTTGCCACACGCCAGCCCATACAGATCGCGCACCGCGTCCCCCCGTTGGAAGGCGAAGGGCAGCCCGTCATAACTCCCGGCATCCCCATGCTTGCCATTGGAGAACAGCGGGTGGTGGCCCAGCACGATTTTCCAGCGGGCAGTGCTGTTTCCCATTGCCTGGGTCAGCCATGCACGTTGGGCCAAGTCCCACGGGCCGCCAGGGCGCTCGCTGGCGCGGCGGACGGGCAGGTAGGCGGCCAGCGGCGAGGTGTCCACCGCGAAGAATTCGGCCAGG
Proteins encoded in this region:
- a CDS encoding metallophosphoesterase, producing MLSKTAVLASTLLLCACAPTVTGPVQPLPDLTVTLALPDPQRLRVIVMGDQGTGTEVQRRVAAAMQAVCAAQGCDLGVGLGDNFYPAGPRSADSPLFKTRFEDLYGPLNIPFLMVPGNHDESGFFGGDGTDARGAEAQIAYGKLNPQWVMPGRTYRAPVNTLAEFFAVDTSPLAAYLPVRRASERPGGPWDLAQRAWLTQAMGNSTARWKIVLGHHPLFSNGKHGDAGSYDGLPFAFQRGDAVRDLYGLACGKADLILSGHDHALQVFAPQSECPGTWTAISGAAGKVEGGKVGGRAAATEVYGQPGFLWLDVTPQMLTIRIFMVGIDGGIQANWSQAIRR